From the genome of Alicyclobacillus sp. SO9:
TACTGAGGTGCAGCTAAGGCTGACGGGCCGATTCAATGTGTATAATGCGCTGGCTGCAATGGCTGCGGCATTGATTGAAGGAATCCCTTTGGACAAGGTTGTTTCTGCGCTCGAAGCCATAGAGGGCATCCCGGGGCGGTTGGAGCCCGTTCGAGGAGCAGACTTCACTGTGTTGGTCGACTATTCTCATACGCCGGACAGTCTGGCAAATGCGCTTGCGACGGTCCGCGAGTTTGCTCGAGGACGGATTGTCACGGTTGTTGGGTGCGGAGGAGACAGAGATAAGGGAAAACGGCCGAAAATGGCGCGTGTCGCTGCAGATTTTAGCCACATGACAGTGCTAACTAGTGACAATCCGAGAACGGAAGATCCCGATGCGATTCTGGACGACATGGAGCAGGGAGTCCAAAAGTCAGACGCGTACATACGGATTACTGATAGAAGAAAGGCCATTGAATATGCAATTGAGGCCGCTCGTCCAAACGATGTTGTATTGATTGCCGGTAAGGGACATGAAACCTATCAAATCATTGGGCGAACCAAGCACCACTTTGACGACAGAGAGGTTGCTCGCGAGGCTGTTTCAAAGGCTCAGCGCTCATTGTGAACAGAAGAACAAAGGAGGAAAGGGCGTGGATTATCAAGCGTTACTGCTGACCGCGGGCGCAGCCTTTGCCATTACGGCCCTGCTCGGCCCCATTTGTATACCTATTTTGCATCGCTTAAAATTCGGACAGCGAATTAGGGAAGAAGGGCCGTCTCATCACCAAACGAAAGCCGGAACCCCAACCATGGGCGGAATCATTATGATTCTGGCATTAATTCTGACTACCGCTAAATTTGCCATGACGAGACCGCCTATGCTGATTTTGTTGTTTGCAACAGTTGGATTTGGCATCATCGGGTTTATTGATGATTTCATCAAAGTGGTAAAAAAACGAAATTTAGGTTTGCGCGCGAAACACAAGTTTGCGCTTCAGATTGCGGTTACTGTTGTCTTGTTTGGAATACTGTGGTTGTACTGGGGAAATACTCCCTATGCATTCCGAGTTGACATTCCATTTACGAATTTATCAGTCTACCTCGGCATCTTTTATCTGTTGTTTCTGCTGCTGCTTCTGACAGCGTCAACGAACGCCGTCAATTTGACCGACGGCCTTGACGGCTTACTGTCCGGGTCTGCAGGAGTCGTATTTGCAGCTTACGGATTTTATGCATTTTGGCATACCAACTACGACGTTGCCATGTTTTGTGCGGCCATGGTTGGAACCC
Proteins encoded in this window:
- the mraY gene encoding phospho-N-acetylmuramoyl-pentapeptide-transferase — translated: MDYQALLLTAGAAFAITALLGPICIPILHRLKFGQRIREEGPSHHQTKAGTPTMGGIIMILALILTTAKFAMTRPPMLILLFATVGFGIIGFIDDFIKVVKKRNLGLRAKHKFALQIAVTVVLFGILWLYWGNTPYAFRVDIPFTNLSVYLGIFYLLFLLLLLTASTNAVNLTDGLDGLLSGSAGVVFAAYGFYAFWHTNYDVAMFCAAMVGTLAGFLLFNRHPAKVFMGDTGSLAIGGGLATVAVLTHSELILILFGLVFVIETLSVIIQVTSFQLFGKRVFRMSPLHHHFELSGWSEWGVVLAFWLFSFLSAFGTLALLKS